The following nucleotide sequence is from Cicer arietinum cultivar CDC Frontier isolate Library 1 chromosome 2, Cicar.CDCFrontier_v2.0, whole genome shotgun sequence.
TCCCTGAATTCGTGCGTCTGATTTGCCCCGGTCAATGTCTGGTCAAAAGTCAGAGTCAACTTCCTGAGTTTGGGGCGCACGTTTTGGGGgcttggagcgcacgttctgGTGATCCATGGatttctcagatccagttgctattttcctctataaatagatggTTATTCTcagttggaaaatcacaccaaaagctctccgcatctgaggcttttctctcttatcccccttcttactgcttcatctctttcttCCTTTTCGAGTGGTCATtgtgccatattacgagtgtcagTCATGAGActgccatattacgagtgtcagtcgtaagactgccatattgagggtgtaattctagaacggttttctacagtgcagtagaactccgatacagagtatctaggctgttttatcctggagacttcatggttgatagtctgtcttgcacaattttgggcagtgcctcgaaacgtcttaaagagagcgacctagtccgcgactcaacccagtaatacttTCGGTggtataaattgttttcaaaggttttcgaatttcaaaaacaacagtTGTAACATCTAACTTCTTTAAATCTTAGTTATAATAACTTAGAAGGAAATATTCCAAAATGTATTGGTTCATTTGGTCTTTTGATAGAGTTGGATTTTGGTGGTATTAATCTGATTAGTGTCATTCCTCCTAGTTTGAACAACCTTTCTAATTTGCAAACTCTTAACCTTGCTTATAATAATATGATTGCAAATGATTTTGAATGGCTTTTTCACATGTCTAATTTGAGTTATCTTCTACCATATGTGAATCTCGCTCTTGTCGTTGATTGGTTGTCATCAATAAGCAAAATTTCTTCTCTAACTGAACTTCATTTACACAGTTGCGGACTCCATCAAATCACTCATAAATCTATTTCCCATTTGAATATTTCCATTTCGTTGAAATCTCTCTATCTCGGGCATAATAGTTTAACCTCTTACATTTTGCTATGGGTGATTAATGTTAGCAAAGTTCTCACACATCTTGATCTTTCATATGActttgaaaatatgatttttcttcAATATCTTGATCTCTCAGATAGTGAACTCCAAGGGAGGGTACCAAATTACTATAAGAATATGTGTCAACTGCAAGAGTTACACCTAAACTCTAACAATTGATAGGTATCATTAATATTGAGACACTACTGATATCATATGTGAGTCTCAATATTTTTGGGACATTACcgaaattattaatattgagaCTTTGAAGATATAATGTCTTCAATGATGAAAAGCAAGAAAAATCAAGAATTGTCCTCTCATTGAATGAGTTATTGCTTAGATCCAAACCCATTAAACCATTTTGTGCACAACATAATTGTTGTATGTTGTCACTATGTTAACCAGATAATTTGTTGGAATTTATTGCTTGTGTTATTACTTATTGTAGCtgcatattttatatttttcctaTCTATTGtatatatgcattatattagtttttatcTCTTCTCATATTTGaatcaacttatttttcatTTGACTTTATATTTGTTGCTTTTTGGTGCACCTCTTTGACATCTCCGTCATATTTGCATCTTCGTCATTGACTCACAATCTTGTACTATGAACTTTTCAAATAGCTTAGAAAGTGTCTTTGAAGCTTTGAATATCAGAACAACGTAGTATATTATATACTTTATGTGTTATGTTTTGATTGATCgatgaaaataaaagataattgtGGCTTTTTACTTATGGCTATATTTTAGTTTAGTTGTTTGTAatgattattcttttttttttttgaaggatCGGTAATCATTAGCATGTATATGTATGTGGCTCTATGAGTTTGTGGTTGAATTGTTTTgataatcattctcttgaagTGTTACTAATTGTTGCTATCTACTTACATTAAGGTCTAATGCTATAACTTTGTGCTTTcgacttatttttttatacaactattgaataattttcaaatcatttagtattttaaattgcTTCTTGATTTCCGAAATCCATTTCCTTTATTCTCATAGAAATAGTAATTTTGTAAAGTAGAATAATTTTCTGCATTTATATGAGCTTTTTAGATTGATAAAAATAGCTTTTATGCGAATTTGGAATATTGTCGTGATTTAACTAGTTTTATATGTATACGAAAGACAATGGATTTAACATCATTTATCTACGATTTTGTATTCGATTTCTTTGATAGTTAgaaaatctatatttgaaaactattttaagGTATTTGTCCTTGTTGCTTGCTTACATATAGTACAACCATGTAGGAGCCATTTATATCCTACTATATCTTGCTACAAGGTGCTACAGTTTGTTTAATGTTGGATGCTAATAATAAGTTCTTGCTATCATGTTTACAATAGTTTTCTGAATTGTTTTTGGGAAATTGTGTATCTACACGTGTTACTTCTATTATTAACAAACTTATAGTTCAACTCCACTGAGGCCACTTTTCATCTTTTATGAGCTCGCGACAGGTAGCTTTCTTTCTTGCTTTGAAATTTTGAGTATGCTAtagtactatttttttaatattaagatGATGCTGGATGAAAAACAATAAATTCTTATTCCTTATTTTGTGGTATGTGTCTTGAGTTAATCTTTGAAATTTTGAGTATGCTATaatactatattttaatattaagatGATGCTTgatgaaaaacaacatattctTATTCCTTATGTTGTGTTATGTGTCTTGAGTGAATTTGGTATATAGGTTATGTTATTACTCATTAGTTAGAAGTATAAAAATTCAGAAGCAACTTAGTTGTTAATTGCTTACATTTATActaatacatatttaattttaagctCTTCAGGCCATTTCGACGTCTTCTCAGGGAAAGCTCTGCAAAGTCATTTATActaatacatatttaattttaagctCTTCAGGCCATTTCGACGTCTTCTCAGGGAAAGCTCTGCAAAGTCATCGAGGAGTCCaatattgatattaattataaaaccAATCTAAGTAAGTGCCTTCAGTATTTTACTGTGATCTAGATCAATAATTGATAATCACATTTTAAAATTCtcccacttttttttttaacaagaaaTCCAACAATCTTAGAAAacgaaaaaattatatataatttgatataggaaaaatgaaatattagaTATAATTTGATGGAGAAAAATCTTCCCACCTACTTGTGCTATTAGATGAGAatacataattaattgtttgattGTACATACAGGTCAATAAACAAGAAACAAATTATCCAGGTTAATTGTTTGATTCTACATTCCTTATTTGTACTTACTGAGCACGAACGTTAGCAGGAAATTGAGCACTATCTAGGCTACGGAGTTTGTTGGCGAACTTTGTTGCAAAAGAAGTGTCATTAAGTGCTGGGAGAACAGTTTTGAATAATGGAAGCTTTTCTAGTGAAGCAGCTGAATTATGAGTATTAGATGAGATTTCATATTCTAGGATACTAGCAACTGTTGTGTACGAGAATGTCGTGTGCACGAgaaaactgtcaaataaatactcattcttgtctccgcataagatgtcgatgttcaaactcgatccagacaatgtaaagcactacattgtagatatgtttttaagaaataaagaaagtgataaattgttcttggcaccatataattcagggtacgtaattttatcttttttaattgatgagaatttagtttattagttgtctataaacaaaattgcttaaccaattatttgttgttgtagggcacattgggtgctatttgcaatcaatgcggtctctgaagtgatatactatttggatcccgtgcacggcgattacaccaatcaccccggaataaagaatatgctcgacacgtaagtaatattcatttatttcttacatatatatatttatatatatatatataaatattcatgctctaataatcacatttattcattcgatagtgccttaaaagtttatcgagctcaaagaggtgctaaagtgtcgaagcagaagtctaataacattacatggatctcaataaagtgccctcgtcaaacaaataacatcgactgtgggtactacatattgagattcatgaaggagattgttgagaagaataaaactattatcccagaaacggtacggtatttgcattatatgattttcatatataaattatctatatatttgatactaacttaatataatatgttcaatttttatattgcagtactttgccaattccagtccatcatattctgaggaagatctgatggaattaaaggaagaatggtgtcagtacgtgcttgacatgaaaattatttgattttctgggaaatagcttgctgctgggcaagggatctgaatattatatggtagctagtgcatataatgtatattctgttagttattatatgtaaatgatcataggacacaatatatgcatataatggatctgttagttattatataatggatctgaatgtaggtaattaggttgtaaattaggttgtatatatgtatctgaatgtagttacttaggttgtaaattacagagttacatatatgttaaaaaagttacagagttctgatttatgttctattgattgtgtgaactgattgtctataatatgttctgttctactgattgtctgtaatatgttctgttctactgattgtgaagtgattttggatcaaaaataattttgggtacaaagataaaagacagcgctttttaaaaaaagtgccataaaaagctaaaaagcacttttcatttcaaataattaatttacagcgtttaaaaaaaaaaaaaaaaataaNNNNNNNNNNNNNNNNNNNNNNNNNTTCGAGAAaggctgtaaaatgcagacccataatatgaaattatgggtgggcatattacagcgctttttcgagaaagcgctgtaatatgtacacccatatatgaaattatgggtgggcatattacaacgcttgtgggagaaagcgctgtaatatgcacacccataactcatatgacggggtgcatattacagcgctttttcgagaaagcgctgtaatatgcccacccataatttcatattatgggtctgcattttacagcgctttttttaagccatttacagcgctttttttaagccatttacagcgctttttcgagaaagcgctgtaatatgcccacccataatttcatatatgggtgtacatattacagcgctttctcgaaaaagcgctgtaaatggcttaaaaaaagcgctgtaaaagccgttttttcgcgtagtgacaTTTGATGATGTAAATTTAATGttcacattaatatttttttccataattaatttttgcagCTCATGACATTCTATTTTTGAAGTTGAGAATATACTAgtttattgtatattttaatagaattaataaaaataaaatctattttttttaaagtttcaatagaattagttaataaaaataagttagaaatttaaatttaatttataggtattaataatttaaaattataattaataatgagataaaataaatttacttaATAACTAATAATAAGTTTTAGCGGCATACAATACTATAtgaatatatcaattttttatttatatttatctaagTTTTAGTGACAGTCATTGTAATAGGTAGAAATAAAAAACACGCAGCAATAGTTAGAGCTGTCAATAAAATCTTAAATTCCCAAACCCTCTCTAAAAAGTCTCATACTAAGTTTCTAATATTAGACTCtctattgaaataaattttttaaggtCCTAATATTTGATCCcctattgaaataaattttttaagatcCCGATCcattatttctttattatttatagGCTTAAGTGAGGGGGCTCAAGGGTTCATAGAGTCACTATTTTGTtaattgagttttttatttattttaaattttgattttttttttctcggaaaaatattggaaaaatatctcaaaaaagtctaaaatatttttaaacgtAACAAGAGGTCGTTTCTTAGGGAAGCGATATGTAactaactatttaaaaaaaaaacagtagtTACAGGTCGTTTTCCATGAAACGACCTCCTATTAcattttgtaaaattttcttcatctcttaaaaaaaaagtagggcattcgcataaataatttttaaaatagattatttTGGAAATAAAAAAGGGATATAGTAATCAAAAACTCGCAAATTGATACCActaaacttttttgtttttcctcTCTCTTATACATAATACTTCTTCGGTCTCATAATAATtgagttatttaattattttacattgaaaaaatgtagaaataaaaatagagaaaatatttcttattgTAGGATAGAGGGagtattatagtttttttagaaACATATTATTATACTTATTTACTCTATTTCTATTATTTCTTTCAACTGTATATCCTATTTGGCTTTAaactatcaatataaaaaaatgagaacactaaaaaaaatcaatattaataaatatttaaattaatctctTCAATTTCAACCAATGactgaatattaaaaaaaagtatgaaataaatatttgtcattgataaatattataaaatataaaataaatatttataacta
It contains:
- the LOC140919479 gene encoding probable ubiquitin-like-specific protease 2B; this encodes MSMFKLDPDNVKHYIVDMFLRNKESDKLFLAPYNSGAHWVLFAINAVSEVIYYLDPVHGDYTNHPGIKNMLDTALKVYRAQRGAKVSKQKSNNITWISIKCPRQTNNIDCGYYILRFMKEIVEKNKTIIPETYFANSSPSYSEEDLMELKEEWCQYVLDMKII